The following proteins are co-located in the Castanea sativa cultivar Marrone di Chiusa Pesio chromosome 8, ASM4071231v1 genome:
- the LOC142606983 gene encoding methyl-CpG-binding domain-containing protein 7-like, producing the protein MRGKASPSTPTPLQMLSPPQSESDTTKRELQIVSTSPFRLPDDWFVEFKTRRNNTASPGRVDKYYHEPGTGRMFRSLIAVKRYLTEENQYTPTPEAVKAGNENTMQIVVRTMRSTSHFKLPDDWVIEEKPRCNANYAGIIDKYYIEPGTGQRFRSLVAVERYLTQANENTATRKALKPGDQTSHYCGLWKKNISSDIHSLDVVSKDLEDEEDTVTLKALKLYNSSTPSKKTASRKNNNSSKGVSTSASPPEKINWVLSGPGGLIWSAFMDESIVPESEKQKWSETFITTFQDRNF; encoded by the exons ATGAGGGGCAAAGCGTCACCATCAACGCCAACTCCACTACAAATGCTAAGCCCACCCCAATCAGAATCAGATACTACCAAAAGGGAATTGCAGATTGTCTCCACGTCACCCTTCAGACTTCCCGATGATTGGTTCGTTGAGTTTAAGACCCGTCGCAATAACACCGCCTCCCCTGGCCGTGTCGACAAg TATTATCATGAGCCTGGGACTGGACGGATGTTTCGTTCTCTGATAGCTGTTAAGAGATATCTAACAGAAGAGAATCAATATACGCCTACACCTGAGGCAGTGAAAGCAGGAAATGAAAATACT ATGCAAATCGTGGTCCGCACCATGAGGAGCACCTCACACTTTAAGCTGCCTGATGATTGGGTCATTGAAGAAAAGCCCCGTTGCAATGCCAACTATGCTGGTATCATTGACAAG TATTATATTGAGCCAGGGACTGGGCAGCGGTTTCGTTCTTTAGTAGCAGTTGAGAGGTACCTAACACAAGCAAATGAAAATACAGCAACACGCAAGGCATTGAAACCAGGCGATCAG ACTTCACACTATTGTggtttatggaaaaaaaatatttccagTGATATACATTCTTTGGATGTTGTTAGCAAGGACctagaagatgaagaagatacAGTTACACTCAAGGCATTGAAACTGTACAATAGTTCAACA CCTTCAAAAAAAACTGCTTCTCGGAAGAACAATAATTCTAGCAAGGGGGTTAGTACTTCTGCCAGCCCACCTGAAAAGATAAATTGGGTTCTGTCTGGTCCTGGGGGGCTTATATGGAGTGCTTTCATGGATGAGTCTATTGTTCCTGAATCTGAAAAGCAAAAATGGTCTGAGACATTCATCACAACCTTTCAAGACAGGAATTTTTAA
- the LOC142606780 gene encoding protein ALP1-like, with amino-acid sequence MGPVRGFRKRKKPEKKHEENASASGSPEEGPLDWWDEFSRRINGLQSPSKGLDRFESVFKISRKTFDYICSLVKEDMMAKSAHYMFTNGKPLSLCDQVAVALRRLSSGESLVTIGDSFGLNHSTVSQVTWRFVESMEERGLHHLKWPSTEIETTEIKSKFEKIRGLPNCCGVIDTTHIMMCLPASDPTSNVWLDPEKNHSMVLQAVVDPDMRFRDIVTGWPGKMKDWLVFQSSNFCKLCDKGERLNGKNLELPEGSEIREYIIGDLGYSLLPYLIIPYEGKELPESKAEFNRRHHATQMVAHRALARLKDMWRIIQGVMWRPDKHRLPRIILVCCLLHNIVIDMEDEAQDEVPLSHDHDSGYHQQVCGTEDIKGIHMRDRLSLYLSGRLPP; translated from the exons ATGGGTCCTGTAAGAGGGTTCAGAAAGAGGAAAAAGCCAGAGAAGAAGCATGAAGAGAATGCTTCTGCTTCTGGGTCCCCAGAGGAGGGACCTCTAGATTGGTGGGATGAGTTCTCAAGGAGAATTAATG GTCTTCAATCTCCGTCGAAGGGTTTAGATAGGTTTGAATCTGTTTTTAAGATATCCAGAAAAACCTTTGACTACATATGTTCACTTGTGAAGGAAGATATGATGGCTAAGTCTGCACATTATATGTTTACAAATGGCAAGCCTTTGTCTTTATGCGATCAAGTTGCTGTAGCTTTAAGAAGACTTAGCTCTGGTGAGTCACTAGTGACAATTGGTGATTCATTTGGGCTGAACCACTCAACTGTCTCCCAAGTGACCTGGCGTTTTGTGGAATCCATGGAAGAGAGGGGGCTTCACCACTTGAAGTGGCCTTCCACTGAAATTGAAACGAcagaaataaaatctaaatttgagaaaatacGTGGCCTTCCTAATTGCTGTGGTGTGATCGATACAACCCATATCATGATGTGTTTGCCTGCATCAGACCCCACAAGTAATGTGTGGCTTGATCCTGAGAAGAATCATAGCATGGTGTTGCAGGCAGTTGTAGACCCAGACATGAGGTTCCGAGACATAGTCACTGGATGGCCAGGAAAAATGAAGGACTGGTTAGTGTTTCAGAGTTCAAACTTCTGCAAACTATGTGATAAAGGAGAGAGGTTGAATGGGAAAAATTTAGAGCTCCCCGAAGGATCAGAAATAAGGGAATACATAATTGGGGATTTAGGCTATTCTTTACTTCCCTATCTTATCATCCCCTATGAAGGGAAAGAACTCCCTGAGTCAAAAGCTGAATTCAATAGGCGGCATCATGCCACTCAGATGGTGGCACACAGGGCATTGGCAAGGTTGAAAGACATGTGGAGAATTATTCAAGGAGTGATGTGGAGGCCTGACAAACATAGGTTGCCGAGGATTATTCTTGTTTGCTGCCTGCTTCATAACATTGTTATTGACATGGAAGATGAGGCACAGGACGAAGTACCTTTGTCTCATGACCATGACTCAGGTTACCACCAACAGGTTTGTGGAACTGAGGACATAAAGGGTATTCATATGAGAGATAGGTTGTCTCTCTACTTGTCTGGAAGGTTGCCACCTTAA